The Aspergillus luchuensis IFO 4308 DNA, chromosome 4, nearly complete sequence DNA window TCCGTAGAGAAGGACAGCGGcgactaataatattagcaTAAATCTTGTTGATGTACATCCAGGTTAGTCACTTACTATGGGATCCGGTTTCAGGATCAACAGCAGGAGCAGTGATATTTCCCAAAGTTCCGTTATCACCGCCACCGGCCAACATGTCGCTCACAACCATGGCTCCCTACACGAGCGTCAGTAAGATACCCTTCAAAAACGCAAGCCGGGGGACAAGAAGGTACCTGAGAATATCCGAAGAGTACCACCTTGGTTTCCGGACAAGCCCTGACATAAGCCTTCAGCTGAGCAGTGCCATTGTAGATGCCCTCCTCATAGCTGGGGGTCGATCCTTCCTGGGTTGCAGGATAGATGATATTCTCGTAATCGCTGTCCGGAATAGCATCCATGACCAAGTCGGTCAATGACCCGAGCAGGCCAGGGTAGCTTTCGGTAGTTCCGCGGGCAAGCATCATGTGCACCTTTGCACAAGGGGCTTTTCCATTCGCGTGCGCAGTGGAGGCACTGGCGAGAGCAGAGGAGAGCAGAGCTGCGGTGACGATGTTTTTGAACATGGCGGCGGATGAAATTTTCTAGTCGACGAGAAACAAGACAATTGGGTGTAGGATATTTTGAATGAAAAGCTAGAGGGTAGATGGgagtttatataatttcttccCTGCCTAAACTCCTACGAACTGACTGAGCAGGAATGTCAACACGATATCGGAGAAATATGGGCTGATTGTTACAGCTATCTTGAAGGTGAAGTCCAGACCTTGCGGTGAGTACTGAAATTTCCCTCCTCTAAAGAGATACTGCTCAGCCAAATTCATGCTCGAACTTATTGTCAGATTGGAGACTGCAGTTCTTCAGCAGGGCATCTGGACCTTAGCGCGTCAAGAATTAATGAGAGAACGCGTCAGCAAGTGCTGATCACATCCGCAATGATGCAGAGGGGCTGCTAGGTAGTCAAAGAAATAGAGTTGTAAAAAAATGTACCGTGGGTTCAGGGCCTCCAACTATGTGTCATGGTTCGGGGCTAATCTCCAACCCTGGATGTCGGACTTTGCTGGTTCTCCACTTTCGTTTAAGCTTCGTCCGGGAAAGGGCCCAGGTCCACACCACACACCATGATCATATCTTTCGGATTATCAGTAGCAAGCAGGTAGACCCATTTCAACGTATAATGTTACGCAAATGGTTTCTGGATCCGGATTGTGTAAAGGTGGCTATCAACACTCCCTATGGGCAGCTATAGTATTCAAGTGCCTTGTGGAATACTAGGGCCATCATTTGTTACAGCCCCAACAGCACAGCCACACAGTTATCAGTGGATTATCGACCCGaaatttttccttttccggGTGGGGGGAGATGATAACCCGTGAGTTAATCTAACCCTGTATCACATAAGCTTTCCACTGACTAAAGTTAAGCTAAGTAACTAAAtatggggagaggggataAATCAAGATTGCGTGTTCACAAGGTGGGGAAACCAATTCATACGAAGCAGTGGCCGGTGGCACCTATTCTACAGGTACTCTATGGACATGCaattttgtttttctgtGGGGGGTGCCATGTGTTTTGAGCCGTGGCAAAAGCGTACAAGAGTTTATTTTCCCTGACAGTCTGCCACCGCAGCTTAGAGTGGGGTTACTAAACTTTCAAGCGTGGACCGGTCTACTAAAGGTGATCCCTGTAGAGCAAAGATGGCTGCCTAAGATTGCGGTCGAGCATCGCTCCAGGATGCAGTTCCTAAGATACCGTGTGGAACAGGCCAAAGTAGGTGCAATTACTCGCATCTAATAGTTGGGCAAAATGGTTCCAGCAGAGCCACGTAGTAGGCTACTCTTCATATGCACAAGCTGGCCCCATAAGAGAATTAATGGTAAGAGGAAGGTGATAGATGCTAGGTGATTCTGAAGGCTCGGTCCTTTTCCGCTGCTACGCTTCATTTCTTTTGCGTCAGGCAATATATTGATTCGCACAAGTTCAGTAATAAGCTCTGAGGAATACCAGCAGGAGATGATTCTAGTCAGCATGAGCTAGTGTGGTGTCGAATAAATTGCAGATGGTTTTATCCGTCCAGTCAAGGGATACGGATATCGTACCTCCGAAAGCTAGTGGACATTGAATGGAATAGCCCTGAGTAAGACGGATCAGATAGGAACACGGCAATTGTCATCCCAACGTGAGCTCAGTATATAAGGACCCACCCACTAGCTCTCTAGGGATACTCATTCCTATCAGCATCAGCTAGCTTCCAATCCTGAAAATACCAACGTTCATCATGTTGTCCTGGCTGTGACAGCCATCACCTTCAATGCGATCCTCGGCTGCACTCGTTAATAGCACAGACTGCGCTGATATCCACTTCAGCTGGCCCGCAGTAGATCTTGAGGTCGCCTTGGTACGAATATTCAATGCCATAATTGGTGCCGAGAACACAATTTTGAGCACGAAATACGAAGATACTACCTACCGCGCGGTTAGCGAAGCGGGGTCGAATAGGTATTTCGTTGGCTGGGCTGCAGTGGGCAGCCATGTGAATAGATATCCAGCGGACTCTCCTGATTTGCGAATTGTCCTAATCTTCGGCTCCGAAAGTGCTATCATTCTGGGAGCCTTCGGAGTGGAGGCGATATAAGCTGAGTTAGATTTGACTATGACTAAAGCCATTATATACAATTCGCTATCAGTCATTCGGCGCTATATTATCATCAATGCCAACGAAAGCGTGCTTTTTGCACATGGTGTACGCCCTGAGTAGGTTGGACCTTAAGCAGTCATCGAATAATTGATTCCGGATCTGTGGACGAAGTCTCCAGTTCTCATTGTCCGGTATAAACTTTGACTTTCTCGGAAAGATATTCAGCGATCGTAatgatcttttcttcctccaaccGCCTGCCGAATAACTGTAGTCCAATGGGTGCTCCGTGGTAAATTTCCGGATCGTCTAATAAGGTCAGGATTCGCTTCAGAAGGGTCTGAAAAGGCCTACTTACAATCTTCATATATCTTGCGATCCAACTCACTCAGATACTTTGACCGTTCGGTCATGGACGAAAGACACTTGTCAGCACAGCATACAGGGACTACCAAGCTTGTATAATCCAGAGTGTTGATAAACGTAGTATATCCAGTATGACGGTACTTTCCTGGAATAACAGCTGCATGAGGTGCGGTTGGGCAGATGACAGCATCAACTGGCCTTCCTGTGGTAGTCAACTTGGCCGTGCTGTTCCAGTAGTCCATATATCTCTTCTGGTATTCCCTTTTCCGCACGTTGAGTTCCGCTACCTCCCGGGCGTTGAAGGGCTTGACTGGTTCAACGGAGCACTGAGGAATCTGTTCCTCTCCTGACAAGGCAATGTGACTCAGAAGGTCTTCGCCACCGTCCATATCGTAGATTTCGCTCTACGG harbors:
- a CDS encoding putative acetyl xylan esterase (Axe1) (CAZy:CE5;~COG:S;~EggNog:ENOG410PRAG;~InterPro:IPR029058,IPR000675;~PFAM:PF01083;~SECRETED:SignalP(1-21);~go_function: GO:0016787 - hydrolase activity [Evidence IEA]), which translates into the protein MFKNIVTAALLSSALASASTAHANGKAPCAKVHMMLARGTTESYPGLLGSLTDLVMDAIPDSDYENIIYPATQEGSTPSYEEGIYNGTAQLKAYVRACPETKVVLFGYSQGAMVVSDMLAGGGDNGTLGNITAPAVDPETGSHIAAVLLYGDPRHMPNQTYNVGDVSATGKYPRTAEQLAALSKYADRLHDYCDDKDGVCDAAGTNLSAHMAYATIWDKVAATWVESMMQK